Proteins from one Verrucomicrobiota bacterium genomic window:
- a CDS encoding toll/interleukin-1 receptor domain-containing protein: MSEGINVYDEVRSPYGFVSEAKEFEKQAAEGIPCIFLSHRRGDKERVKEFGEYIKKAGINIYLDVEDQELQAAVEEGDDAKITEFIEQGIRYSTDLMIFLSESTRKSWWVPYEIGFGKAAGKVLSCVKLRDVKISDLAYLKIVQCLRTPKEMDAYLEEVLVRKADVGAKSKSLERLAELMIESHVGKISLASLIGHPLDVYMNEE, from the coding sequence ATGAGCGAAGGAATCAACGTTTACGACGAGGTCAGGAGTCCCTACGGCTTCGTTTCCGAAGCGAAGGAATTTGAGAAACAGGCCGCCGAAGGAATACCTTGCATTTTCTTGTCACACAGGAGGGGAGACAAAGAGCGGGTAAAAGAGTTTGGTGAATACATTAAAAAAGCCGGAATCAACATCTATCTCGATGTCGAAGACCAGGAGTTGCAGGCGGCGGTGGAAGAAGGTGACGATGCGAAGATTACGGAGTTTATTGAACAGGGAATCCGTTACAGCACTGACCTCATGATTTTCTTGTCGGAATCGACGCGAAAATCGTGGTGGGTACCGTATGAGATCGGTTTTGGAAAAGCGGCAGGAAAAGTTTTGTCATGCGTGAAATTAAGAGATGTGAAGATTAGCGATCTTGCGTATTTGAAGATTGTTCAGTGCTTGCGAACCCCAAAAGAAATGGATGCCTATCTTGAGGAGGTTCTGGTGAGGAAGGCTGATGTTGGTGCTAAATCAAAGAGTTTAGAAAGGCTGGCGGAACTAATGATTGAATCGCATGTCGGAAAGATTAGTTTAGCGAGCCTTATTGGACATCCACTGGATGTTTATATGAACGAAGAGTGA